From Selenomonas ruminantium AC2024, a single genomic window includes:
- the groES gene encoding co-chaperone GroES, which produces MIKPLGERVVIEVAEGDVKTASGIVLPDTAKEKPQKGTVVAVGTGKLLENGERAAMEVKAGDTVVFSKYSGSEVKVDDKEYLIVRESDILAIL; this is translated from the coding sequence ATGATTAAGCCATTGGGCGAAAGAGTTGTCATCGAAGTTGCTGAAGGCGATGTAAAGACCGCCAGCGGGATTGTACTGCCGGATACGGCTAAAGAAAAGCCCCAGAAGGGCACGGTTGTAGCTGTAGGTACGGGCAAGCTTCTGGAAAACGGTGAGCGCGCTGCTATGGAAGTAAAAGCTGGCGACACGGTTGTTTTCTCCAAGTACTCCGGTTCCGAAGTTAAAGTTGACGATAAGGAATACCTGATTGTCCGCGAAAGCGATATTCTGGCAATTCTCTAA
- the groL gene encoding chaperonin GroEL (60 kDa chaperone family; promotes refolding of misfolded polypeptides especially under stressful conditions; forms two stacked rings of heptamers to form a barrel-shaped 14mer; ends can be capped by GroES; misfolded proteins enter the barrel where they are refolded when GroES binds) has translation MAKQILFDEEARRALGRGVDALANAVKVTLGPKGRNVVLEKKFGAPTITNDGVTIARDIELEDPFENMGAQLVKEVATKTNDIAGDGTTTATLLAQAMIREGMRNVVAGANPMIIKKGIDKAVAALVDEIQSKAKTIESKADIAQVATISSANEETGELIAEAMEKVGKDGVITVEESKSMATNLSVVEGMQFDRGYISPYLVTDTDKMEAVLDDPYILITDRKISAIADILPILEQVVKQGKQLAVIAEDVDGEALTTIVVNKLRGTFKALAVKAPGFGDRRKAMLEDIAILTGGTVISEELGRKLDSVTLDDLGRARQIRSTKEETTIVDGVGDKDAIAARVAQIKKQIAETTSDFDKEKLQERLAKLAGGVAVIEIGAATEVEMKDKKYRIEDALNATRAAVEEGIVAGGGTTFIDILPALDKINVEGDEKVGVNIVRRAIEEPVRQIADNAGLEGSVVVEAVKKAGDGIGFNALKNEYVDMIKAGIVDPAKVTRSALQNAASIASMVLTTETLVADKPEEKPAMPAGGAPGMGMPGMM, from the coding sequence ATGGCTAAACAGATTCTGTTTGACGAAGAAGCTCGCCGCGCTCTGGGCCGCGGTGTTGATGCACTGGCTAACGCCGTAAAAGTAACCCTTGGCCCGAAAGGCCGTAACGTAGTGCTCGAAAAGAAATTCGGCGCTCCGACCATCACCAACGATGGTGTAACGATTGCCCGCGACATCGAACTCGAAGATCCGTTCGAAAACATGGGCGCTCAGCTCGTTAAAGAAGTTGCTACCAAGACCAACGATATCGCTGGTGATGGTACGACGACGGCAACGCTCCTCGCACAGGCTATGATTCGTGAAGGTATGCGCAACGTTGTTGCTGGCGCAAACCCGATGATCATCAAAAAGGGTATCGACAAGGCTGTAGCTGCTCTGGTTGACGAAATCCAGTCCAAGGCCAAGACGATTGAAAGCAAAGCTGATATCGCTCAGGTTGCTACGATTTCTTCCGCTAACGAAGAAACGGGCGAACTCATCGCTGAAGCTATGGAAAAAGTTGGTAAGGACGGCGTTATCACCGTTGAAGAATCCAAGTCCATGGCTACGAACCTCTCCGTTGTGGAAGGTATGCAGTTTGACCGTGGCTACATCTCCCCGTACCTCGTAACGGATACGGACAAGATGGAAGCTGTTCTCGATGACCCGTACATCCTGATTACGGACCGCAAGATTTCCGCTATCGCTGATATCCTGCCGATTCTCGAACAGGTTGTAAAACAGGGCAAGCAGCTGGCTGTTATCGCTGAAGACGTTGACGGCGAAGCTCTGACGACCATCGTGGTCAACAAGCTCCGCGGCACCTTCAAGGCTCTGGCTGTGAAGGCTCCTGGCTTCGGCGACCGCCGCAAGGCTATGCTCGAAGATATCGCTATCCTCACGGGTGGTACGGTGATCAGCGAAGAACTGGGCCGCAAACTCGACAGCGTAACGCTTGACGACCTCGGCCGCGCTCGTCAGATTCGTTCCACGAAGGAAGAAACCACGATCGTTGATGGTGTAGGCGATAAGGACGCTATCGCAGCTCGCGTAGCTCAGATCAAGAAGCAGATTGCTGAAACGACTTCTGACTTCGACAAGGAAAAACTGCAGGAACGTCTGGCTAAACTGGCTGGCGGCGTTGCTGTTATCGAAATCGGTGCTGCTACCGAAGTCGAAATGAAGGACAAGAAATACCGCATCGAAGATGCCCTCAACGCAACCCGCGCTGCTGTTGAAGAAGGTATCGTAGCTGGTGGCGGCACGACCTTCATCGACATTCTGCCGGCACTCGACAAAATCAACGTGGAAGGCGACGAAAAGGTTGGCGTAAACATCGTTCGCCGTGCTATCGAAGAACCGGTTCGTCAGATTGCGGACAACGCTGGTCTCGAAGGGTCTGTAGTCGTTGAAGCAGTGAAGAAGGCTGGCGACGGCATCGGCTTCAACGCCCTCAAGAACGAATACGTTGACATGATCAAAGCTGGTATCGTTGACCCGGCTAAGGTTACGCGCTCCGCTCTGCAGAACGCTGCTTCCATCGCTTCTATGGTTCTGACCACGGAAACGCTGGTTGCTGACAAGCCGGAAGAAAAACCGGCTATGCCGGCTGGCGGCGCTCCGGGCATGGGCATGCCGGGCATGATGTAA
- a CDS encoding D-alanyl-D-alanine carboxypeptidase family protein, with product MKFWHKIATLLLVACMLSVQLPVAAGEGGEPEITAQSAIIVEASTGRVIWEKNADARMYPASMTKMMTGILALEQMNLRSQIVMSPAAAYTESSPLGVLPGETIRTDELLNGMLLESDNGAAVALAESMAGSVSSFANIMNGKAEELGMKDSHFVNPNGLTAEGHYSTARDMAKLARYAMQNQAFRDIVKQEQRTIYWTSPGNKTFRAHNTNKLLGKYEGMTGIKTGWTNAAGGCLATGAQRNGVELIVVLMKTPTPDDRFKDAEKLLDYGFSHVKMSKALSKERTRHRVWVTNGQEASTHVYPAKDIAYPLINGEDKSKYSLAYDVPKVVSAPLKAGTPVGNIVVRYNGVAVEQVPMLSEQVNSGFSIGSWLVQTFSWAINLV from the coding sequence TTGAAATTCTGGCATAAGATTGCAACTTTGCTGCTGGTTGCCTGCATGCTGTCGGTACAGCTGCCGGTAGCGGCCGGAGAAGGCGGCGAGCCGGAGATTACTGCCCAATCGGCCATTATCGTGGAGGCTTCCACAGGCCGGGTAATTTGGGAGAAAAACGCCGATGCGCGCATGTACCCGGCCAGCATGACCAAGATGATGACGGGAATTTTGGCGCTAGAGCAGATGAATCTGCGTTCCCAGATTGTCATGTCGCCTGCGGCAGCTTACACGGAATCGTCACCTTTAGGCGTGCTGCCCGGAGAAACCATCCGCACGGATGAGCTGCTGAATGGCATGCTGCTCGAATCGGATAATGGTGCGGCTGTGGCTTTGGCAGAATCCATGGCAGGCAGTGTATCCTCCTTTGCCAATATTATGAACGGCAAGGCCGAGGAATTGGGCATGAAGGACAGCCATTTTGTCAATCCAAACGGATTGACGGCAGAGGGACATTACTCCACGGCCCGGGATATGGCCAAGTTGGCCCGCTATGCCATGCAGAATCAGGCGTTTCGGGATATCGTCAAGCAGGAGCAGCGGACAATCTACTGGACTTCGCCGGGAAATAAGACCTTCCGCGCACATAATACCAATAAACTGCTGGGCAAATACGAGGGTATGACGGGGATTAAGACCGGCTGGACCAATGCCGCTGGCGGCTGCTTAGCCACCGGAGCACAGCGTAATGGTGTGGAGCTTATCGTGGTGCTGATGAAGACGCCGACCCCCGATGACCGGTTTAAGGATGCGGAAAAACTGCTGGATTATGGTTTTTCCCATGTGAAGATGTCCAAGGCGTTATCCAAGGAACGCACCCGCCATCGGGTTTGGGTTACCAATGGACAGGAAGCTTCCACGCATGTTTATCCCGCCAAGGATATTGCGTACCCGCTGATTAACGGCGAGGATAAGAGCAAGTATTCTCTGGCCTATGATGTGCCCAAGGTGGTATCTGCCCCCTTGAAGGCAGGGACGCCTGTAGGCAATATCGTGGTGCGCTATAACGGCGTGGCCGTAGAGCAGGTGCCCATGCTGTCAGAACAGGTAAACAGCGGTTTTAGCATCGGTTCCTGGCTGGTGCAAACCTTTAGCTGGGCCATCAATCTGGTATGA
- a CDS encoding class I SAM-dependent methyltransferase, with protein MMMNNAQRQLSRRDREQQLESLIETYWDERSEDFSKLRQKELSGPCAAAWQAYLAGKLAADKPLKILDIGTGAGFFAVLLSRMGHQVTGIDMSADMLHQAKQNVLAAGCSAEFHKMNAQELDFAAETFDVVISRNLTWTLPDVMQAYREWQRVLKKGGRLLNFDSDYGLVTFSRKEDQADVHANIRQELVTECNDIKDELRISTHRRPEWDARFLRDLGMQVTVEEEIAPQVRTDKNMQFDTLPLFAIIASK; from the coding sequence ATGATGATGAATAACGCACAGCGGCAGTTATCCCGCAGGGACAGGGAACAGCAGTTAGAGTCCCTGATTGAAACTTATTGGGATGAGCGCAGTGAGGATTTCAGTAAGCTGCGGCAGAAGGAATTAAGCGGTCCCTGTGCCGCTGCCTGGCAGGCATATTTGGCAGGGAAATTGGCTGCCGATAAGCCTTTGAAGATATTGGATATCGGCACCGGAGCGGGTTTTTTTGCGGTGCTCCTTTCGCGGATGGGCCATCAGGTGACTGGTATTGACATGTCAGCAGATATGCTCCATCAGGCTAAGCAGAATGTTTTGGCCGCTGGCTGTTCCGCAGAATTTCACAAGATGAATGCACAGGAACTCGATTTTGCCGCTGAAACCTTCGATGTAGTAATCAGCCGCAATCTCACCTGGACCTTGCCGGATGTCATGCAGGCCTATCGCGAGTGGCAGCGGGTATTGAAAAAAGGCGGCAGACTCCTGAATTTCGATTCCGACTATGGCCTTGTGACCTTCTCCCGCAAGGAAGACCAGGCCGATGTTCACGCCAACATTCGGCAGGAGCTGGTTACGGAATGCAATGATATAAAAGACGAACTGCGCATCAGCACCCATCGCCGTCCAGAGTGGGATGCCCGGTTTCTGCGCGATTTGGGCATGCAGGTAACGGTAGAAGAAGAAATCGCTCCCCAAGTCCGCACTGACAAAAATATGCAGTTTGACACCCTCCCGCTATTTGCCATTATAGCCAGCAAATAA
- a CDS encoding VanW family protein produces the protein MNLSNTALGKIVALTFFGTILTVLIAGGISVTVTNQNKIIMGVQAHGTTIAGMSKSEAHKYFASLAASKLQRKAAVLTYKERNFQIDPADINLHGNVDEAVEAAYSIGRKGTAVENLISQMWCAIFGATVTMDASFDEQLLQNKLLQIKSAIDTPPVNGTVTLQANGSIQKTAAVTGLTLDIAPLAEEMTPDFKSLNLTVRKELVPAEQPPFVQNSDLAAIDGVLGSYTTSFYPGDRGDNIGLAASHLQGALIRSGSTLSFNAIVGPRTYDAGYKNAGVIVYGQHAIDVGGGVCQVSSTLYNAILLAGLTPVERTGHFASSAYVPAGRDATVADGLIDFVFRNPLPHPVYLTIANSGNALTIYVLGTKADLGGKSIALVTEGSTMRPSLYRLWLQNGEVVDREYLHTDAYEPLKHT, from the coding sequence ATGAATCTTTCCAACACGGCCCTGGGCAAAATCGTTGCCCTCACTTTTTTCGGTACAATCCTGACCGTCCTGATTGCCGGCGGCATTTCTGTAACGGTCACCAATCAGAATAAAATCATCATGGGCGTGCAGGCCCATGGCACCACCATTGCGGGCATGAGCAAAAGCGAAGCCCATAAATACTTCGCGAGCCTTGCCGCCAGCAAATTGCAGCGCAAAGCAGCCGTACTCACGTATAAGGAACGAAACTTCCAGATTGACCCGGCGGACATCAACCTGCATGGCAACGTGGATGAAGCCGTGGAAGCCGCCTACAGCATCGGCCGCAAGGGAACGGCTGTCGAAAATCTCATCAGCCAGATGTGGTGTGCCATCTTCGGCGCTACCGTCACCATGGATGCCAGCTTTGATGAGCAGCTGCTCCAAAACAAGCTGCTGCAAATAAAATCCGCCATTGATACCCCGCCGGTAAACGGCACCGTCACCCTGCAGGCAAATGGCAGCATTCAAAAAACAGCAGCCGTTACTGGGCTGACACTAGATATCGCACCTCTGGCCGAGGAAATGACGCCGGATTTCAAATCCCTCAATCTCACGGTGCGCAAGGAACTTGTCCCTGCCGAGCAGCCCCCCTTTGTCCAGAATAGTGATTTGGCAGCCATCGATGGTGTCTTAGGCTCCTATACCACCAGCTTTTATCCCGGTGACCGCGGCGATAACATTGGCCTGGCCGCCAGCCATCTGCAGGGCGCATTAATCCGCAGCGGTTCCACGCTTTCCTTTAACGCGATTGTAGGTCCCCGCACCTATGACGCAGGCTACAAAAACGCTGGCGTTATCGTCTACGGCCAGCACGCTATTGATGTGGGCGGTGGTGTCTGCCAGGTAAGCTCCACACTTTATAACGCGATTTTGCTGGCAGGACTTACGCCTGTGGAACGCACAGGTCACTTTGCTTCTTCTGCCTATGTTCCAGCAGGACGGGATGCCACCGTGGCAGACGGTCTCATCGACTTCGTCTTCCGCAATCCACTGCCCCATCCTGTTTACCTCACCATCGCCAACAGCGGTAATGCTCTGACCATTTACGTTCTGGGCACCAAAGCTGACTTAGGTGGCAAGAGCATTGCTCTGGTCACCGAGGGCAGCACCATGCGCCCGTCCCTCTACCGCCTCTGGCTCCAAAACGGTGAAGTGGTAGACCGGGAATACCTCCACACGGATGCTTACGAGCCGTTAAAGCATACTTAA